Proteins from a genomic interval of Yoonia sp. GPGPB17:
- a CDS encoding DUF2484 family protein, producing the protein MIDPLILIGFWVVLAFVMAAFPSNDNHWRRAYVLIAVGIPLLGWIIWHDGFLMGALALLVGGLVLRWPVYFLWQRVKRKLGVK; encoded by the coding sequence GTGATTGATCCACTTATTCTGATTGGGTTTTGGGTGGTGCTGGCTTTCGTCATGGCGGCCTTTCCATCCAATGATAACCACTGGCGGCGGGCCTATGTGTTGATCGCCGTTGGCATCCCGCTGTTGGGCTGGATCATCTGGCACGATGGTTTTTTGATGGGGGCGCTTGCTTTGCTCGTTGGTGGCCTGGTGTTGCGCTGGCCTGTTTACTTCCTATGGCAGCGTGTGAAGCGGAAACTGGGGGTAAAATAA
- a CDS encoding D-alanine--D-alanine ligase, which yields MGGPSAEREVSLSSGRECATALRDADCDVIEVDAGPDVAARLIEIAPDVVFNALHGRWGEDGAIQGVLEWLQIPYTHSGILASALTLDKQRTKDVYRKVGLPVVDSILASADAVRAAHVMPPPYVVKPYNEGSSVGIYIVDADANGPPQLADDMPDEVMVEAFAPGRELTTTVVGDRALTVTDIITDGWYDYQAKYAPGGSRHELPADIPAEIFDACMEYALRAHNALGCRGVSRTDFRWDEGRGLDGLILLETNTQPGMTPTSLTPEQAAHVGMTFPELCRWMVEDASCDR from the coding sequence ATGGGCGGCCCCTCGGCGGAACGTGAAGTTTCGCTCAGTTCGGGCCGTGAATGTGCGACGGCTTTGCGGGACGCAGATTGTGATGTGATCGAGGTCGATGCAGGCCCGGACGTTGCTGCGCGCCTGATCGAAATTGCCCCCGATGTTGTTTTCAATGCGCTCCACGGGCGTTGGGGCGAAGATGGTGCCATTCAGGGCGTGCTGGAATGGTTGCAAATTCCGTATACGCATTCGGGCATTCTCGCCTCCGCGCTGACCCTTGATAAACAGCGCACCAAGGATGTGTATCGCAAAGTTGGCCTGCCCGTTGTGGATAGCATTTTAGCATCAGCCGATGCGGTGCGTGCGGCCCATGTGATGCCACCCCCTTATGTGGTAAAGCCCTACAACGAAGGGTCCAGCGTTGGCATCTACATCGTCGACGCCGATGCCAATGGCCCGCCACAACTGGCCGATGACATGCCTGATGAGGTGATGGTTGAAGCCTTCGCGCCCGGTCGCGAATTAACGACGACGGTCGTGGGTGATCGCGCGTTGACCGTCACCGATATTATCACCGATGGGTGGTATGACTACCAAGCGAAATACGCCCCCGGCGGGTCGCGCCATGAACTGCCCGCTGACATCCCCGCTGAGATTTTCGACGCTTGCATGGAGTATGCCCTGCGCGCCCACAATGCCCTTGGCTGTCGCGGTGTTAGTCGCACGGACTTCCGCTGGGATGAGGGGCGGGGTCTTGATGGCCTGATCCTGCTTGAAACCAATACCCAACCCGGAATGACGCCCACATCACTCACGCCTGAACAGGCGGCACATGTGGGCATGACCTTCCCGGAGCTTTGCCGCTGGATGGTGGAGGACGCATCATGCGATCGCTGA
- a CDS encoding SDR family NAD(P)-dependent oxidoreductase, translated as MHKALVTGANRGIGKAIAAALVREGIEVLVGARHLAAGEEAAAEIGAHAVHLDLTDPEACDRALDGVTVLVNNAGVLWDGNVFDDMDRFETTMDVSLHGPYSLIRAALPAMKEARYGRVVNVSSGWGSFTEGLGGGGAYGVGKAAMNALTVIADRDTPDFIKINAMCPGWVRTRMGGAAATRTPEEAADTAVWLATLPADGPSGGFFRDRKPVSW; from the coding sequence ATGCACAAGGCTTTGGTCACCGGCGCAAACCGCGGCATTGGCAAGGCGATAGCGGCGGCGCTGGTGCGTGAAGGGATTGAGGTGCTTGTCGGCGCGCGTCATCTGGCCGCCGGTGAAGAAGCCGCCGCTGAAATTGGCGCACATGCTGTGCATTTGGACCTGACCGACCCTGAAGCTTGTGATCGCGCACTCGACGGTGTGACCGTTCTGGTTAACAACGCAGGCGTACTTTGGGACGGCAATGTCTTTGATGACATGGATCGTTTTGAAACAACAATGGATGTCAGCTTACATGGCCCTTATTCGCTGATCCGTGCGGCCTTGCCAGCGATGAAAGAAGCGCGTTATGGGCGTGTGGTCAATGTCTCTTCTGGCTGGGGCAGTTTCACTGAAGGATTGGGCGGCGGCGGTGCTTATGGCGTCGGCAAAGCTGCCATGAATGCGCTGACCGTCATTGCGGATCGTGACACGCCCGACTTTATCAAGATCAACGCCATGTGCCCGGGCTGGGTGCGGACCCGCATGGGCGGCGCGGCAGCAACCCGCACGCCGGAAGAGGCGGCAGACACCGCTGTTTGGTTGGCGACCTTGCCTGCGGATGGCCCGTCCGGTGGCTTCTTCCGCGACCGTAAACCGGTGTCGTGGTAG
- the murD gene encoding UDP-N-acetylmuramoyl-L-alanine--D-glutamate ligase — protein sequence MIPVQGYAGQTVAVLGLGRSGRAAAVALAAGGAHPVVWDDSAVARDAADEAGLDLRDLSKPGAFVDVACLIVSPGIPHLYPAPNPVIAAAWDADVPVDNDIGLFFRSFATADWGEFDTQPRVIAVTGSNGKSTTAALIHHILVENGRPAQLAGNIGRGVLDIEPAHDGEVVVLELSSYQTELARSMTPDLAVFTNLSPDHLDRHGGMGGYFAAKRRLFAEGGPDRAVIGVDEAEGRYIANQLIEGPGDDRVIRVSSGRKLAGKGWTVFARKGFLAEHRKGRQVGSIDLRAITGLPGAHNHQNACAAYAACRTLGLGPKGIEAAMQSYPGLPHRSQVVAERDSVMFVNDSKATNVDSAAQALQAFPKIRWICGGLQKEGGLDGVLPHLNHVVKAYVIGREAEDFARQLVGAEAEVCGTMDGAVAQAAVDAQPGEVVLLAPAAASFDQYDSFEARGDDFIKCVKAVLA from the coding sequence ATGATACCAGTTCAGGGATATGCCGGTCAGACGGTGGCAGTATTGGGTCTTGGCCGCTCGGGGCGTGCGGCGGCTGTCGCGCTGGCCGCGGGCGGCGCACACCCGGTTGTTTGGGATGACAGCGCCGTGGCCCGGGATGCAGCAGATGAAGCGGGTCTTGATCTGCGTGATCTGTCCAAACCAGGCGCGTTTGTCGATGTGGCCTGCCTGATTGTCAGCCCCGGTATTCCGCATCTTTATCCGGCCCCCAACCCTGTCATCGCGGCCGCTTGGGATGCCGATGTGCCCGTCGATAATGACATCGGGTTGTTTTTTCGCTCCTTTGCCACGGCGGATTGGGGTGAGTTCGATACGCAGCCCCGCGTGATCGCTGTGACGGGGTCCAACGGTAAATCCACAACCGCTGCGCTTATTCATCATATTCTGGTCGAGAATGGGCGCCCGGCGCAGCTGGCGGGGAACATCGGGCGCGGCGTGCTGGATATCGAGCCGGCGCATGATGGTGAGGTGGTGGTGTTAGAGCTGTCCTCTTACCAAACCGAGCTTGCCCGCAGCATGACGCCGGATTTGGCTGTGTTCACCAATCTCAGCCCCGATCATCTGGACCGGCATGGCGGGATGGGCGGGTATTTTGCCGCCAAGCGCCGTCTCTTTGCCGAAGGGGGCCCGGACCGCGCTGTCATTGGCGTGGATGAAGCCGAGGGCCGCTATATCGCCAATCAATTGATCGAAGGGCCGGGGGATGACCGGGTGATCCGCGTTTCTTCTGGACGGAAACTGGCCGGGAAGGGCTGGACCGTTTTTGCGCGCAAAGGGTTCTTGGCAGAGCACCGCAAGGGGCGGCAGGTCGGGTCCATCGACTTGCGCGCAATCACCGGCTTGCCGGGGGCGCATAACCACCAGAATGCTTGTGCGGCTTACGCGGCTTGCCGGACCTTGGGGCTTGGGCCCAAGGGGATTGAGGCGGCGATGCAAAGCTACCCCGGGCTGCCGCATCGCAGCCAAGTCGTGGCCGAGCGTGACAGTGTGATGTTTGTGAATGATAGCAAAGCCACGAATGTCGATAGTGCAGCGCAGGCCTTGCAGGCGTTTCCCAAGATCCGGTGGATCTGCGGTGGTTTACAGAAAGAAGGCGGGCTGGATGGGGTGTTGCCCCATCTGAACCATGTCGTGAAAGCCTATGTGATCGGGCGCGAAGCCGAAGATTTTGCACGACAACTGGTTGGCGCTGAGGCAGAGGTGTGTGGCACGATGGATGGGGCCGTTGCACAGGCCGCAGTGGATGCACAGCCGGGCGAGGTTGTTCTTTTGGCGCCAGCGGCGGCGTCCTTTGATCAATATGATAGCTTTGAGGCGCGAGGCGATGATTTCATCAAATGTGTGAAGGCGGTGCTTGCGTAA
- the ftsW gene encoding putative lipid II flippase FtsW, with protein MTEMVYGTVPVQSGDPVLPRWWRTIDKWTMSCILLLFGIGLLLGLASSPPLAAKNGLEPFHYVTRQAIFGGMAMTVMFIVSMMSPTLVRRLAVLGFLAAFVALALLPVLGTDFGKGATRWYSLGFAAVQPSEFLKPGFVVMAAWLLAASQQLGGPPGKIYSFVLTIIIVLMLAMQPDFGQAALILFAWGAMYFVAGAPMILLIILAGLVVFGGTIAYANSEHFARRIDGFLSPDLDPNTQLGYATNAIREGGFFGVGVGEGQVKWSLPDAHTDFIIAVAAEEYGLICVIVIIALYAVIVVRSLLRLMKERDVFIRLAGTGLVCIFGVQAMINMGVAVRLLPAKGMTLPFVSYGGSSLIAGGIAVGMLLAFTRSRPQGAMEDILLRRANR; from the coding sequence ATGACGGAAATGGTCTATGGGACGGTCCCGGTGCAATCCGGCGACCCGGTTCTGCCCCGGTGGTGGCGGACAATTGATAAGTGGACGATGTCTTGCATCCTGCTGTTGTTCGGGATTGGTTTGCTGTTGGGCTTGGCGTCTTCGCCGCCGCTTGCTGCTAAGAACGGGCTCGAGCCGTTTCATTATGTGACGCGTCAGGCGATCTTTGGTGGGATGGCGATGACGGTGATGTTCATCGTGTCGATGATGTCGCCAACCTTGGTGCGCCGCCTAGCAGTCTTGGGGTTTTTGGCAGCCTTTGTTGCCTTGGCTTTGCTACCTGTGCTGGGCACCGACTTTGGGAAAGGGGCGACGCGCTGGTATTCGCTGGGGTTTGCCGCTGTTCAGCCATCCGAATTTCTCAAACCCGGGTTTGTGGTGATGGCGGCATGGTTGCTTGCCGCATCCCAGCAGTTGGGTGGTCCGCCGGGCAAGATATACTCCTTTGTGCTGACGATAATCATTGTGCTGATGCTGGCGATGCAGCCCGATTTTGGACAAGCCGCCCTGATCCTCTTTGCATGGGGCGCGATGTATTTTGTGGCTGGTGCGCCGATGATCTTGCTGATCATTCTGGCTGGGTTGGTCGTTTTTGGTGGCACGATCGCCTATGCGAATTCCGAGCATTTTGCCCGCCGTATTGATGGGTTTCTATCCCCCGATCTCGATCCGAATACCCAACTTGGCTATGCCACGAATGCGATCCGTGAAGGCGGGTTTTTTGGTGTCGGCGTCGGTGAGGGGCAGGTGAAGTGGTCATTGCCTGATGCCCACACAGATTTCATCATTGCCGTCGCCGCAGAAGAATACGGGCTGATTTGTGTGATTGTGATCATCGCGCTTTATGCGGTGATCGTCGTACGGTCGTTGCTGCGTTTGATGAAGGAACGTGACGTGTTTATCCGTCTGGCAGGCACCGGTCTGGTCTGCATCTTTGGTGTTCAGGCAATGATCAACATGGGTGTTGCGGTGCGCTTGCTGCCTGCCAAGGGCATGACCCTGCCGTTCGTATCTTACGGTGGGTCGTCTTTGATTGCCGGTGGCATTGCCGTTGGCATGCTCTTGGCGTTCACCCGCAGCAGGCCGCAGGGTGCGATGGAAGATATCCTTTTACGTCGGGCAAACCGATGA
- a CDS encoding UDP-N-acetylglucosamine--N-acetylmuramyl-(pentapeptide) pyrophosphoryl-undecaprenol N-acetylglucosamine transferase, which translates to MTAPLLVIAAGGTGGHMFPAQALAEAMLAKGWRVKLSTDARGARYTGGFPEAVEVNVVGSATFARGGIAQKLMVPFRILGGIGAAKWRMLRDRPSVVVGFGGYPAIPAMSAAWALRIPRMIHEQNGVLGRVNQLFAKRVDQIACGTWPTELPGNIAGAHTGNPVRAAILEHAGAPYIPPGDYPMSILVMGGSQGARVMSDMVPPAISALPQEIRRNIRVSHQARPEDVERVKDYYDSELITADVQTFFDDVPRRMTEAQLVISRSGASTVADVSVIGRPAIWVPYAGAIRDEQTANARQLVEANAAVLMQEVDFEVAPLTAKLTELLSDEQGMLEMAQAAMACGVPDATERLVQLVENLAEAGKR; encoded by the coding sequence ATGACCGCGCCGTTGTTGGTTATTGCCGCTGGCGGCACCGGTGGTCACATGTTCCCCGCGCAGGCACTGGCTGAAGCAATGCTCGCAAAGGGTTGGCGCGTGAAGCTTTCAACCGATGCACGTGGCGCGCGCTATACGGGCGGTTTTCCTGAGGCGGTCGAGGTCAATGTCGTCGGCAGCGCCACATTTGCGCGTGGCGGTATCGCGCAAAAACTGATGGTCCCATTTCGGATTCTCGGTGGCATTGGTGCTGCCAAGTGGCGCATGTTGCGTGACCGCCCGTCGGTTGTCGTTGGCTTTGGCGGCTATCCCGCCATCCCTGCGATGTCGGCGGCGTGGGCGCTGCGTATTCCGCGCATGATCCACGAACAGAATGGCGTTCTGGGACGTGTGAACCAACTTTTTGCCAAGCGGGTTGATCAGATTGCTTGTGGTACGTGGCCGACGGAACTGCCCGGCAACATCGCGGGTGCGCACACCGGCAATCCGGTGCGCGCCGCGATCCTTGAGCATGCAGGCGCCCCCTACATTCCGCCCGGTGACTACCCGATGTCGATCCTCGTCATGGGTGGCTCGCAAGGCGCGCGGGTGATGTCTGATATGGTGCCGCCTGCGATTTCGGCCTTGCCACAAGAGATTCGGCGCAACATCCGCGTTAGCCATCAGGCGCGGCCTGAGGACGTTGAGCGCGTGAAAGACTACTACGACAGCGAGTTGATCACAGCCGATGTGCAGACCTTCTTTGATGACGTTCCGCGCCGCATGACCGAAGCGCAATTGGTGATCTCGCGCTCGGGCGCATCGACCGTGGCGGATGTGAGCGTCATTGGACGCCCGGCGATCTGGGTGCCCTACGCGGGTGCAATCCGGGATGAACAGACCGCCAATGCGCGCCAGTTGGTTGAGGCCAATGCCGCGGTCCTGATGCAAGAGGTTGATTTTGAGGTCGCACCCTTGACTGCTAAGCTGACCGAATTGCTGTCAGATGAGCAGGGGATGTTGGAAATGGCGCAGGCTGCAATGGCCTGCGGTGTGCCGGATGCGACGGAGCGGCTTGTACAATTGGTTGAAAATCTGGCAGAGGCGGGCAAAAGATGA
- the murB gene encoding UDP-N-acetylmuramate dehydrogenase gives MNNLPPVRGTLTPHRPLADLTWMRVGGPAEVLFQPADVQDLSDFLAALDPSVPVFPMGVGSNLIVRDGGISGVVIRMGRGFNSIEIGANDVIAGAAALDAHVARKAADAGFDLTFLRTIPGTIGGAARMNAGCYGTYMADVLQSVTVVLRDGTITDIPVDALQLAYRQSTLPDGAVIVAARLAPPKDDPAQLHQRMADQLAKRDETQPTKDRTAGSTFQNPAGFSSTGQADDVHDFKAWKVIDNAGMRGARIGGAVMNTMHSNFLTNAGDATAADLEDLGELVRKKVYDSQGIELQWEIKRVGHRPGEDTAQ, from the coding sequence ATGAACAATCTTCCTCCCGTGCGGGGCACACTGACACCGCATCGCCCCCTCGCTGATTTGACATGGATGCGTGTTGGCGGGCCCGCTGAGGTCTTGTTTCAGCCTGCCGATGTTCAGGACTTGTCTGACTTTCTGGCCGCACTTGACCCATCGGTGCCTGTATTCCCGATGGGGGTGGGTAGCAATTTGATTGTCCGTGATGGCGGTATCAGTGGTGTGGTGATCCGGATGGGCCGGGGGTTCAATAGCATTGAGATTGGTGCGAACGACGTGATCGCGGGTGCGGCCGCACTGGATGCCCACGTTGCGCGCAAAGCTGCAGATGCAGGCTTTGACCTGACCTTCCTGCGCACCATTCCGGGTACGATTGGCGGGGCTGCGCGAATGAACGCCGGGTGCTATGGCACCTATATGGCAGACGTCTTGCAATCGGTGACGGTTGTGTTGCGGGATGGCACAATCACCGACATACCTGTCGACGCACTGCAATTGGCCTATCGCCAAAGTACACTACCGGATGGCGCTGTGATCGTGGCAGCGCGTTTGGCGCCCCCCAAGGATGATCCCGCGCAGCTGCATCAACGCATGGCAGATCAACTGGCCAAGCGCGACGAAACCCAACCCACCAAGGACCGGACCGCTGGGTCAACCTTCCAAAATCCGGCTGGTTTTTCGTCGACAGGGCAGGCCGATGACGTGCATGATTTTAAGGCGTGGAAGGTCATCGACAACGCAGGCATGCGCGGCGCGCGCATCGGTGGCGCTGTGATGAACACGATGCACTCCAACTTTCTGACAAATGCAGGCGATGCAACGGCCGCCGACCTTGAGGATTTGGGCGAGTTGGTGCGGAAAAAGGTTTACGATTCCCAAGGGATTGAGCTACAATGGGAAATCAAGCGGGTCGGTCATCGTCCGGGTGAAGATACCGCGCAATAA
- a CDS encoding cell division protein FtsQ/DivIB: protein MRSLIRRPVSDAAPHDPAPSRLVYRYQRLMLTPGFRGTVRIGVPILLIAAIVGSWYSQPENRAELAARIEQTKQSFQQRPQFMVQSMNVTGGDLSVLTEVAELLPTAFPISSFDLDLEMIRADIEALDPIKSASVRVGQAGALEVRLNPRVPVALWRDGATLRLIDADGVQSGQIIARADRLDLPLIAGDGAEDNIEEALNLFAAAGPLIARVRGLVRMGERRWDMVLDRDQRIMLPGDDPVSALDRVIALNDAQDMLNRDVAVVDMRNTDRPTLRMNEEAADALRRVNTTIDDGADN from the coding sequence ATGCGATCGCTGATCCGCCGCCCGGTGTCTGACGCTGCCCCACACGACCCTGCGCCATCGCGGCTGGTCTATCGGTATCAGCGTTTGATGTTGACGCCGGGCTTTCGCGGAACTGTTCGGATTGGTGTCCCAATCCTGTTGATCGCTGCGATTGTTGGGTCGTGGTACTCTCAACCGGAAAACCGGGCTGAGCTCGCCGCGAGAATTGAGCAAACCAAGCAGAGCTTTCAGCAGCGACCGCAATTCATGGTGCAGAGTATGAATGTCACGGGCGGCGACTTGTCGGTGCTGACAGAAGTGGCGGAGCTGTTGCCAACTGCGTTCCCCATCTCGTCGTTCGATCTTGATCTGGAAATGATCCGCGCCGACATTGAAGCGCTTGATCCGATTAAATCGGCGAGTGTCAGGGTTGGGCAGGCGGGTGCATTGGAAGTGCGGTTGAACCCGCGCGTGCCGGTCGCTTTGTGGCGCGATGGTGCGACATTGCGGCTCATAGACGCTGACGGTGTGCAATCCGGTCAGATCATCGCGCGCGCCGATCGGCTTGATCTGCCGCTGATTGCTGGCGATGGCGCGGAAGATAACATCGAAGAAGCGCTGAACCTCTTCGCCGCCGCTGGCCCGTTGATCGCACGAGTGCGCGGTTTGGTCCGCATGGGCGAACGGCGCTGGGATATGGTGTTGGATCGGGACCAGCGCATCATGCTGCCGGGTGACGATCCGGTGTCTGCATTGGATCGCGTGATCGCATTGAACGATGCGCAAGACATGTTGAACCGCGATGTGGCTGTGGTGGACATGCGCAATACCGACAGGCCGACACTGCGGATGAATGAAGAGGCCGCAGATGCGCTGCGCCGGGTGAACACAACGATAGATGATGGGGCGGACAACTAG
- a CDS encoding UDP-N-acetylmuramate--alanine ligase, protein MAQLLVLGVMLTCAVLPFALLTKLMRAGQSGLTLTIISVIGATLIIFIYASGRPFGIDPVFAMTVAMLACVPALLGSTAGAFLGWLLRRQDDRRV, encoded by the coding sequence ATGGCGCAGCTTCTGGTGCTTGGTGTGATGCTGACCTGCGCTGTCTTGCCTTTTGCTTTGTTGACCAAGCTGATGCGGGCCGGGCAGTCTGGGCTGACGCTGACTATTATCTCTGTCATTGGTGCGACTTTGATCATCTTCATTTATGCGAGTGGGCGGCCTTTCGGGATTGATCCTGTTTTTGCGATGACTGTGGCGATGCTGGCCTGTGTGCCTGCACTGTTGGGTAGTACGGCCGGGGCCTTTCTCGGGTGGCTTTTGCGACGACAGGATGATCGTAGGGTCTAG
- the murC gene encoding UDP-N-acetylmuramate--L-alanine ligase, which translates to MNAATKLPLDVGPIHFVGIGGIGMSGIAEVLLNHGYTVQGSDLKASKITDRLKSLGAIIYEGQQAENLEGAEVIVISSAIKPGNPELDEARAKGLPVVRRAEMLAELMRLKSNVAVAGTHGKTTTTTMVAALLDEGGIDPTVINGGIIHAYGSNARMGQGEWMVVEADESDGTFNRLPATIAIVTNIDPEHMEHWGTEEALHQGFYDFVSNIPFYGLAVCCTDDPDVQSLVGKITDRRVVTYGFNAQADIRAINLTYKGGVAHFDIALQAEDAVIDGCSLPMPGDHNVSNALSAVAVARHLGMKKDEIRTALQGFKGVNRRFTKVGEVDGVAIIDDYGHHPVEITAVLKAARQATEGRVIAVHQPHRFSRLSHHFEEFCACFNDADVVGISEVFSAGEDPIEGASHRDLVAGLIRHGHRHARTVESEDDLERLVREQAKPGDMVVCLGAGTISGWANALPARLKA; encoded by the coding sequence ATGAATGCAGCAACGAAACTGCCCCTTGATGTGGGCCCGATCCATTTTGTGGGCATTGGCGGCATTGGGATGTCCGGGATTGCCGAAGTGCTACTGAACCATGGCTATACAGTGCAGGGGTCCGATCTGAAGGCCTCCAAGATCACGGATCGTTTGAAGTCCTTGGGTGCGATCATCTATGAAGGCCAGCAGGCCGAGAACCTTGAGGGTGCTGAGGTGATCGTGATTTCTTCGGCCATCAAACCGGGCAATCCTGAGTTGGATGAGGCGCGCGCCAAGGGCCTGCCTGTTGTGCGCCGGGCGGAAATGCTGGCCGAGCTGATGCGTCTGAAGTCGAATGTTGCCGTTGCGGGGACTCACGGCAAGACGACGACCACGACGATGGTCGCCGCGTTGCTGGATGAAGGTGGCATTGATCCGACGGTCATCAATGGTGGCATCATTCACGCTTATGGGTCGAACGCCCGCATGGGGCAGGGTGAATGGATGGTGGTGGAAGCCGATGAAAGCGATGGCACCTTTAACCGCTTGCCCGCCACCATTGCCATTGTGACCAACATCGATCCTGAGCATATGGAGCATTGGGGGACCGAAGAGGCGCTGCATCAGGGCTTTTATGATTTTGTGTCCAACATTCCTTTCTACGGTTTGGCGGTTTGCTGCACCGATGATCCGGATGTGCAATCGCTGGTGGGTAAGATTACCGACCGCCGCGTTGTGACCTACGGCTTCAATGCGCAGGCCGACATTCGCGCAATAAACCTGACCTATAAGGGGGGTGTCGCTCATTTTGACATTGCCTTGCAGGCCGAGGATGCAGTGATCGACGGCTGTAGCTTGCCAATGCCCGGCGATCACAATGTTTCAAATGCATTGTCCGCCGTTGCCGTTGCCCGTCACCTCGGTATGAAAAAGGACGAAATCCGCACAGCACTGCAAGGTTTCAAAGGGGTCAACCGCCGCTTTACAAAGGTCGGCGAAGTCGATGGTGTTGCGATCATTGACGACTACGGCCACCACCCAGTTGAAATTACGGCCGTGCTGAAAGCCGCGCGCCAGGCGACGGAAGGCCGCGTCATTGCTGTGCATCAGCCACACCGGTTTAGCCGCCTGTCGCATCATTTCGAAGAATTCTGTGCCTGTTTCAATGATGCCGATGTGGTTGGCATCTCCGAAGTTTTTTCTGCCGGGGAAGACCCGATTGAAGGGGCCAGCCACCGGGATTTGGTCGCAGGGCTGATCCGTCATGGCCATCGTCATGCGCGCACGGTGGAATCAGAGGATGATCTGGAGCGGTTGGTGCGCGAACAGGCTAAACCCGGCGACATGGTTGTCTGCCTTGGGGCCGGTACGATCAGCGGCTGGGCCAACGCACTGCCCGCCCGACTGAAAGCGTGA
- a CDS encoding BaiN/RdsA family NAD(P)/FAD-dependent oxidoreductase encodes MKVETLIIGAGAAGMMCAAHAGPGVLIVDHAKAPGEKIRISGGGRCNFTNLHTSPQNFISQNKHFCKSALGRYTQWDFIDLVDRYGIAWHEKTLGQLFCDTSAKDIIAMLRSEMDKAGAQLWLQTDVGDIRHDGEAFAVDLRREGRARTVTARNLVFACGGKSIPKMGATGLGYQIAAQFGLPVVAPRPGLVPLTFSDDRFKPLAGVATPARVSAHDASFDEAILFTHRGLSGPAVLQASSYWHEGETISINLVPTGDLLAKLQNLRQSDGRKALTTVLSQHLPSRLVDHLSTELALSGNIADQSDAKLNQLCERLASWTLTPAGSEGYRTAEVTLGGVDTDALSSKTMGAKNVPGLYFIGECVDVTGWLGGYNFQWAWSSGWAAGQAIAGA; translated from the coding sequence ATGAAGGTTGAAACTCTGATCATCGGCGCAGGGGCCGCAGGTATGATGTGCGCCGCGCATGCGGGACCCGGCGTGTTGATCGTGGACCACGCCAAAGCGCCAGGTGAAAAGATCAGGATATCAGGCGGCGGGCGCTGCAATTTCACCAACCTGCACACCAGCCCACAGAATTTCATCAGTCAGAACAAGCACTTCTGCAAGTCTGCACTGGGGCGCTACACGCAATGGGATTTCATTGATCTGGTCGACAGATACGGGATCGCCTGGCATGAAAAGACCCTTGGACAGCTGTTCTGTGACACCTCTGCCAAAGACATCATCGCCATGCTGCGATCCGAGATGGACAAGGCGGGCGCACAACTGTGGTTGCAAACCGATGTCGGCGACATCCGCCATGACGGCGAGGCTTTTGCCGTTGATCTCAGGCGCGAAGGGCGTGCCCGGACGGTCACGGCGCGCAATCTGGTTTTCGCTTGTGGCGGCAAATCGATCCCCAAAATGGGTGCGACAGGGCTGGGTTACCAAATCGCGGCACAGTTCGGCCTGCCTGTCGTCGCGCCACGACCGGGCCTCGTGCCGCTGACGTTCTCGGACGATAGGTTCAAACCGCTCGCTGGCGTGGCGACACCGGCCCGTGTCTCTGCACATGATGCCAGCTTTGACGAGGCGATCCTCTTCACCCATCGCGGTCTGTCTGGCCCTGCTGTTTTGCAGGCCTCATCCTATTGGCATGAAGGTGAGACAATCAGCATCAACCTTGTGCCAACTGGCGATCTGCTAGCAAAACTTCAAAACTTGCGGCAAAGCGACGGGCGGAAGGCGCTGACCACGGTACTGTCACAGCACCTACCCAGTCGGCTCGTCGATCACCTTAGCACTGAGCTGGCACTCAGCGGCAACATCGCCGACCAAAGTGATGCGAAACTCAACCAACTATGCGAAAGGCTCGCTAGCTGGACGCTAACGCCCGCAGGTTCTGAGGGGTATCGCACGGCCGAAGTGACGCTTGGTGGCGTGGACACCGATGCGCTTTCGTCAAAAACGATGGGGGCGAAGAACGTGCCGGGGCTCTATTTCATTGGCGAATGCGTGGATGTGACTGGCTGGCTTGGCGGTTACAACTTCCAATGGGCGTGGTCATCGGGTTGGGCGGCGGGGCAAGCAATAGCAGGGGCGTAA